A stretch of the Candidatus Jettenia sp. AMX2 genome encodes the following:
- the cysC gene encoding adenylyl-sulfate kinase codes for MTEQKATNITWHHGKIGKEQRIELMKQKGVTLWLTGLSGAGKSTIAVELEHALLENKCMAYILDGDNIRHGLNKNLGFSPEDRSENIRRIGEVAKLFTDANMITITAFISPYRQDRDNVRSLLKDGEFIEVYIKCPLEVCEQRDTKGLYKKAREGVVKEFTGISAPYEEPLNPELTIDTSETSVEGSARVILQYLEEKKYVRFS; via the coding sequence ATGACAGAGCAGAAGGCTACCAACATCACGTGGCATCATGGTAAGATTGGAAAAGAGCAGAGAATAGAGTTGATGAAACAAAAAGGAGTAACCTTATGGTTGACAGGCCTCTCAGGCGCAGGAAAATCAACGATCGCTGTTGAGCTTGAACACGCCCTCCTTGAGAATAAGTGTATGGCATATATACTTGATGGCGATAATATACGTCACGGTCTGAATAAAAACCTCGGGTTTTCCCCGGAAGACCGTTCCGAGAACATTCGCCGGATTGGCGAGGTTGCAAAACTGTTTACTGATGCAAATATGATAACAATAACGGCGTTTATATCACCGTACCGGCAAGACAGGGATAATGTCAGAAGCCTGCTCAAAGACGGAGAATTTATCGAGGTCTATATTAAATGTCCCCTGGAGGTTTGTGAACAACGTGATACAAAAGGGCTTTACAAGAAGGCACGCGAGGGCGTTGTGAAGGAATTTACCGGTATATCGGCGCCGTATGAAGAACCGTTAAACCCTGAGTTAACGATCGATACCTCAGAAACGTCGGTTGAAGGTTCCGCGAGGGTTATATTACAGTATCTTGAAGAGAAGAAGTACGTAAGATTTAGCTGA
- the rpiB gene encoding ribose 5-phosphate isomerase B: MRIALASDHRGFEFKNRIASLLSSMGHTIVDFGPSNGDESVDYPDFGIKAAQSVGSGVCDRGILICGTGIGMSLVANKVKGVRAAVCHNLYTVEMSRRHNDSNVLCIGADIVNEELLEQKIKLWLETPFEGGRHARRVGKITDVENGKGL, encoded by the coding sequence ATGAGAATAGCATTAGCATCAGACCACAGGGGTTTTGAATTTAAGAATCGTATAGCTTCCCTGTTAAGCAGTATGGGGCATACTATTGTAGATTTTGGTCCTTCGAATGGTGATGAGTCGGTGGATTATCCTGATTTTGGAATTAAGGCAGCACAGTCCGTAGGGTCGGGTGTCTGTGACAGGGGGATTTTGATTTGCGGTACCGGGATTGGTATGTCTCTTGTAGCGAATAAGGTAAAAGGTGTCCGTGCTGCTGTCTGCCATAATCTTTACACAGTAGAAATGAGCCGAAGGCACAATGATTCCAATGTGCTCTGCATCGGCGCCGACATTGTAAACGAAGAACTGCTGGAGCAAAAAATTAAGTTATGGCTGGAAACACCTTTTGAAGGCGGGAGGCACGCCCGCCGTGTCGGAAAGATTACGGATGTTGAAAACGGAAAAGGGCTTTAA
- a CDS encoding L-threonylcarbamoyladenylate synthase — MKTVILNMRDQEHYWSYIESAAEALRAGELVAFPTETVYGLGAHRDNVKVVERIYEVKGRPEEKKLTLMITNRNDLKKYVDSVSKLARQLMDIFWPGPLTIIFPLKDGSSIGIRFPDNAVTIDLIRTAKVPVLTTSANISGYPPATDAQQVLMDLGGKIHTILDGGSTRLRSPSTVIKVQDETLEIVRHGIISEACIRSCLENSLIKGNI, encoded by the coding sequence ATGAAAACGGTAATTCTCAACATGAGGGATCAGGAGCACTACTGGAGTTATATAGAGTCTGCGGCTGAGGCATTGAGAGCCGGTGAGTTGGTAGCGTTTCCAACAGAAACGGTATACGGATTGGGAGCACACAGGGATAATGTGAAAGTTGTTGAACGTATTTATGAGGTAAAGGGAAGACCTGAAGAAAAAAAACTTACCCTCATGATTACAAACCGTAATGATTTGAAGAAATATGTTGATTCTGTTTCTAAATTAGCACGCCAGTTGATGGATATTTTCTGGCCGGGGCCATTAACGATTATTTTCCCGCTAAAGGATGGTTCCAGTATTGGCATACGGTTTCCCGATAATGCAGTTACCATAGATTTAATCCGTACTGCAAAAGTGCCTGTTCTTACAACAAGCGCAAATATTTCCGGATACCCTCCCGCTACAGATGCGCAGCAGGTATTGATGGATCTCGGAGGAAAAATTCACACGATACTGGATGGTGGCTCTACCCGGCTTCGCTCTCCTTCTACCGTTATAAAGGTACAGGATGAAACCCTTGAGATTGTTCGTCACGGCATTATCTCTGAGGCATGCATAAGAAGTTGTCTTGAAAACAGTCTGATAAAGGGTAATATTTAG
- a CDS encoding SpoIVB peptidase S55 domain-containing protein, whose protein sequence is MKVKLFSLPCVIVISGIFSAFVSSGHAPLAAMEKTMNVDEITAGMKGYGKTVFSGDRISLFNVEVLGILKNWEAKSNMILIKVSGGPLEKTGVIAGMSGSPIYINNRLIGALAYGWTFTKEAIAGVVPIHEMRNTLLNPEDKGYIPPTSFEWELPAPFDGNNEKSLQEASVIQDGHTAMRPYDLSQMNDIKLTPIQSPLVVTGINNRVLQEMQPFFTNHGLYPVQGGSYGFQTNRSANTKLVPGASVAAILIKGDLNAAVVGTVTCAEGENILAFGHPFLHTGIADLPMATAYVYTILSSQSNSVKMASPVNIVGRINQDRRAGIAGVVGEHSHMIPCHIEVEGSQKTAYDFEIVNDKALIPNLVLMAAQSAVLSTERKQGEKSVQIKLTAHLREYERPVVAENVFYELGQSWIPLLYMVQPLQMMTNNPFQKVQLDKIDLKIRVLDVRKTAHIEAIRVDKKHVKPGDNLQVSICLKPFTEEYVYQTVTAQIPEDTLPGSILNITACDAMYSQALNMGRSAGKYLPANLDQLVHYIETMEQNNNLVVRISLPKRGLTYKGEGFPSLPPSMLSIMNFSNQSGVGPLLDELILRVPTPFILTGNQSVPISVK, encoded by the coding sequence ATGAAAGTAAAATTATTCTCATTACCTTGTGTGATCGTGATTTCCGGTATTTTCTCGGCCTTCGTTTCTTCCGGCCATGCTCCACTTGCTGCTATGGAAAAAACCATGAATGTTGATGAGATAACCGCCGGCATGAAAGGATATGGAAAAACCGTTTTCAGCGGTGACCGGATTAGCCTGTTTAATGTTGAGGTACTGGGCATCCTGAAGAACTGGGAAGCAAAAAGCAATATGATCCTCATAAAGGTATCGGGCGGGCCTTTGGAAAAAACCGGCGTCATCGCAGGCATGAGCGGCAGCCCCATTTATATTAACAACCGTTTGATCGGCGCGCTTGCCTACGGATGGACGTTTACAAAAGAGGCTATCGCCGGCGTTGTTCCGATTCACGAAATGAGAAATACGCTGCTCAATCCGGAAGATAAGGGATATATTCCACCTACTTCATTTGAATGGGAATTACCGGCGCCTTTTGACGGTAATAACGAAAAAAGCCTTCAGGAGGCCTCTGTAATACAGGACGGGCATACTGCCATGCGCCCCTATGATCTAAGCCAGATGAACGACATAAAGCTTACACCGATTCAATCCCCTCTGGTAGTAACAGGGATTAATAACAGGGTATTGCAGGAAATGCAGCCGTTTTTTACTAATCATGGGCTGTATCCTGTACAGGGTGGAAGCTACGGTTTTCAGACAAACAGGTCAGCAAACACGAAACTGGTTCCGGGCGCTTCTGTCGCTGCGATATTAATCAAGGGAGATCTCAATGCTGCCGTTGTTGGAACAGTAACATGCGCAGAGGGAGAGAACATCCTTGCCTTCGGACATCCGTTTTTGCATACAGGAATTGCAGACCTTCCCATGGCAACCGCTTATGTCTATACGATCCTTTCGAGTCAATCAAATTCAGTAAAAATGGCTTCGCCCGTAAATATTGTTGGCAGAATAAATCAGGACAGAAGGGCTGGCATTGCCGGAGTTGTTGGTGAACACTCCCACATGATACCCTGCCATATTGAGGTAGAAGGGTCACAAAAGACAGCCTATGATTTTGAGATTGTCAACGACAAGGCCTTAATACCAAACCTTGTACTCATGGCTGCACAAAGCGCGGTATTGTCTACAGAAAGAAAACAAGGGGAAAAATCGGTCCAGATAAAACTCACTGCTCATCTTCGGGAATATGAAAGGCCTGTCGTAGCAGAAAATGTCTTTTATGAGCTAGGCCAGTCCTGGATACCTCTCCTCTATATGGTACAGCCCTTGCAAATGATGACCAATAATCCGTTCCAAAAGGTACAGCTGGACAAAATTGATCTTAAAATCAGGGTATTGGATGTCCGTAAAACAGCGCACATTGAGGCAATCAGGGTAGATAAAAAACACGTTAAACCCGGGGATAACCTTCAGGTAAGTATATGTCTGAAACCTTTTACCGAGGAATATGTTTATCAAACAGTGACCGCGCAAATACCCGAAGATACCCTTCCCGGAAGCATATTGAATATTACGGCATGCGATGCTATGTATAGTCAGGCTTTAAACATGGGACGTTCTGCCGGAAAATATTTACCTGCCAATCTTGATCAGCTTGTACATTATATCGAAACTATGGAGCAAAACAACAACCTTGTGGTACGTATCTCATTGCCAAAAAGAGGGTTAACCTATAAAGGCGAAGGGTTTCCCTCGCTTCCTCCCTCCATGCTTTCCATTATGAATTTTTCTAACCAAAGTGGAGTTGGTCCCCTGCTTGATGAGTTAATATTACGGGTACCAACACCCTTTATACTGACCGGGAATCAGAGTGTTCCGATATCGGTAAAATAA
- a CDS encoding NAD(P)H-binding protein → MEGSDELNIVTGAFGYTGKYITRKLLSLGKKVKTITGHPNRPNPFGEQIRVAPFNFDKQDELIKSLQGAAILYNTYWIRFPYSRVTFDTAVANTEILIKAAEKAGIRRVVHISITNASEESPFPYFRGKGIVETIIRQSGLSYAIIRPTVLFGYEDILINNIAWLLRRFPVFFIAGTGDYKLQPVFVEDVADISVKAGQYDENVITDAVGHEVFTFYEMAHLIATKICSKSKIIHLSPVLVLFFSKLVSYLVDDVVLTRDEVYGLMSNLLVSKNPPTGQMRLSDWLTHHADTIGTTYASELKRHFRS, encoded by the coding sequence ATGGAAGGTTCTGATGAATTAAATATTGTTACAGGTGCATTCGGTTATACCGGCAAATATATAACCAGAAAACTTCTCTCTTTAGGGAAAAAGGTAAAGACCATTACCGGGCATCCCAACCGCCCGAACCCTTTTGGTGAACAGATACGCGTTGCACCTTTCAATTTTGATAAACAGGATGAATTGATCAAAAGTTTACAAGGCGCCGCAATCCTTTACAATACGTATTGGATCCGCTTCCCTTACAGCAGGGTTACCTTTGACACTGCTGTTGCAAATACAGAAATCCTCATAAAAGCAGCGGAAAAAGCCGGCATTCGCAGGGTAGTACATATCAGCATCACGAATGCATCTGAGGAATCCCCTTTCCCTTATTTCAGGGGAAAGGGAATCGTTGAAACTATCATAAGGCAATCAGGATTGTCATATGCGATAATCCGGCCAACGGTACTTTTTGGATACGAGGACATCCTTATTAATAATATTGCCTGGCTTCTCCGACGATTTCCGGTATTTTTCATTGCCGGAACCGGTGATTACAAATTACAGCCTGTTTTTGTAGAAGACGTGGCTGATATATCCGTAAAGGCCGGTCAATATGATGAAAATGTAATTACAGATGCGGTTGGTCATGAGGTGTTTACCTTTTACGAAATGGCTCATCTCATTGCAACCAAAATCTGCAGTAAATCAAAGATTATTCATCTCAGTCCGGTGTTAGTACTGTTCTTTTCAAAACTGGTGAGTTATCTTGTTGATGATGTGGTATTAACCAGGGATGAAGTTTACGGGTTAATGTCAAACCTGCTTGTCTCAAAAAATCCGCCGACAGGCCAAATGCGCTTAAGTGACTGGCTCACGCATCATGCGGACACGATAGGCACCACCTATGCTTCTGAGCTGAAACGCCACTTCCGTTCATAA
- a CDS encoding GNAT family N-acetyltransferase yields MKILEKDNDMFLVRLTSKNIHEVARIYQENPKFFKLLTGTEEIPLAYIEGEIEGIPQDFNKENKFFMGIFLKISNMMIGVADFLVSYPVYGKGCFGLLLLSEQFQSQGYGKKAVQLVEKWAYECYAVREITLGVELINKKAYAFWTKCGYVPTGEIFENTAMRQTHKTELFKKILKDV; encoded by the coding sequence ATGAAAATATTGGAGAAAGACAACGATATGTTTTTAGTGAGGCTTACCAGTAAAAATATTCATGAGGTAGCCAGAATTTATCAGGAAAATCCTAAATTTTTTAAACTTCTTACAGGCACAGAAGAAATTCCTCTGGCATACATAGAGGGCGAAATAGAGGGGATTCCCCAAGATTTTAACAAAGAAAACAAATTTTTCATGGGAATTTTTCTAAAAATTTCAAATATGATGATAGGGGTTGCTGATTTTTTAGTCAGTTATCCTGTGTACGGCAAAGGGTGTTTTGGCCTTTTACTTTTATCAGAACAATTTCAATCTCAGGGTTATGGGAAAAAGGCTGTTCAACTTGTTGAAAAATGGGCTTACGAATGTTATGCGGTCAGAGAAATAACTCTCGGAGTGGAGCTGATCAACAAGAAGGCTTACGCCTTCTGGACAAAGTGTGGCTATGTGCCCACAGGAGAGATATTTGAAAATACCGCAATGAGGCAAACCCATAAGACCGAACTTTTTAAGAAAATTCTGAAGGATGTTTGA
- a CDS encoding radical SAM protein, translating to MKLKIILVGLNIGGNVPMGLAYLKAYVLSLSHLAGEIEIVIQDYDILTMPEYIAEHVLREKPYIVGFNVMHGSLRTVTKAGRYIKQISPDIKIVLGGVEITPIAEDVMKTSPFVDIIVCGEGEQTFAEILEVVLKDGCCFEIPGTVVRHQGEVRVNPERQLLDMNSIPSPYLTGVIDCSKYHALHIETFRGCPYSCDYCNEGRGFKEIRSFSRERIFEELEFILKAGYKNVKFYDTTFNFDRERARNILEFIARNNCQETRVRFGAEVRMELFDPEMVELALKANMIDIETGMQSIREKTLKGIGRVNNMNKFRENVEYSVKRGIRVLIHIMGGLPGDTLSDVYEAYDYVTSLGATPCIFHTKVLPGTALFKQASKENYVFDPDPPYDMINNTSFNLQQFQRYNTFGLAQILLSPYNSLIRCLYNNINMRPSEVIERFAKLLESVGEWQRIVLRYKWWDATIDSSFMAYVIRNRHIWDGVLAGLIDEIRDSLTAHEKMVIDDFKNYLYAFEEVRRMQPPRSLSTQHISEDMSCILSQSQRFVTFRFDIRPLIENAESSLSDIKEEMANLLITRNANGTFTKVINPQMKFLLESFVTPTRFKDAIRNLTGCEFTILSEENKNLFRNMFRDMVKDEILQVMESI from the coding sequence ATGAAGCTCAAAATTATCCTTGTAGGTCTTAACATCGGCGGGAATGTTCCCATGGGTCTTGCATATCTGAAGGCCTATGTACTGTCTTTGTCACATCTTGCTGGTGAGATTGAAATAGTTATTCAAGATTACGACATTCTGACAATGCCAGAATACATAGCAGAACATGTTCTCCGGGAAAAGCCCTATATCGTAGGATTCAACGTCATGCATGGAAGTTTAAGGACGGTTACAAAGGCTGGCAGGTACATAAAGCAGATAAGTCCGGATATAAAGATAGTTCTCGGCGGGGTGGAAATTACCCCGATTGCGGAGGATGTCATGAAGACGAGTCCTTTCGTTGATATCATTGTATGTGGCGAAGGAGAACAGACCTTTGCGGAAATATTGGAGGTCGTGCTTAAAGATGGATGTTGTTTTGAAATACCCGGCACTGTGGTGCGCCACCAAGGAGAGGTAAGAGTAAATCCCGAAAGGCAGCTTCTCGACATGAATTCTATTCCTTCGCCCTATCTGACAGGGGTTATAGATTGTTCAAAATATCATGCCCTGCATATCGAAACCTTCAGGGGTTGCCCTTATTCTTGTGATTATTGCAACGAGGGGCGTGGTTTTAAAGAGATCAGGAGTTTTTCCCGGGAAAGGATATTTGAAGAGTTGGAGTTTATTCTTAAGGCTGGATATAAGAATGTTAAATTCTACGATACAACCTTTAATTTCGATCGGGAAAGAGCGCGGAATATTCTTGAGTTCATTGCCAGAAATAATTGTCAAGAGACAAGGGTAAGATTTGGGGCTGAGGTGCGTATGGAGTTGTTCGACCCGGAAATGGTCGAACTAGCTCTTAAGGCTAATATGATAGACATCGAAACAGGAATGCAGTCAATACGGGAGAAAACCCTTAAGGGCATCGGCCGTGTAAATAATATGAATAAGTTTAGAGAAAATGTTGAGTATTCTGTTAAAAGAGGCATTAGGGTTCTGATCCATATTATGGGAGGGCTTCCGGGAGATACACTTTCCGATGTATACGAAGCGTATGATTACGTAACGTCTTTAGGTGCGACACCCTGCATTTTTCACACAAAAGTCCTGCCTGGTACGGCTCTTTTTAAACAGGCCAGCAAGGAGAACTACGTCTTCGACCCGGATCCGCCTTATGACATGATTAACAACACATCTTTTAATTTACAACAATTCCAAAGATATAATACGTTTGGTCTTGCCCAGATACTCTTATCCCCTTACAATAGTTTAATCCGCTGCCTGTATAACAATATTAACATGCGTCCCTCCGAGGTTATAGAACGATTTGCAAAACTTCTCGAATCCGTCGGGGAGTGGCAAAGAATAGTCTTAAGGTATAAATGGTGGGATGCTACTATAGATTCCTCGTTCATGGCTTATGTCATACGAAACAGGCACATATGGGATGGTGTCCTGGCAGGTCTTATTGATGAAATAAGAGATTCGCTTACCGCTCATGAGAAGATGGTAATCGATGACTTTAAAAATTATCTTTACGCGTTCGAGGAGGTAAGAAGGATGCAGCCACCAAGGTCTTTGTCAACACAACATATTTCAGAAGATATGTCCTGCATTCTCTCGCAAAGTCAGCGTTTTGTAACCTTCCGGTTCGATATCAGACCTCTGATAGAGAACGCGGAATCAAGCCTGAGTGATATTAAGGAAGAGATGGCGAATTTATTGATAACAAGGAATGCGAACGGCACGTTCACGAAGGTAATTAACCCCCAGATGAAGTTTCTTCTTGAAAGTTTTGTGACCCCAACCCGGTTTAAAGACGCTATCAGGAACCTTACTGGTTGTGAATTTACCATCCTCAGTGAGGAAAATAAAAACTTATTTAGAAACATGTTTAGAGATATGGTAAAAGATGAAATATTGCAGGTAATGGAGAGCATATGA
- a CDS encoding radical SAM protein, with protein sequence MKTLLLFPPVWNVHAPYLALPLLAANLRKSGNEVDIMDCNIDFFDRILSPEYLHRALGRAESILRKPEKGTLENAMREMAVFMGPELINSITVAKERYRSMEALQESACYEWSRNIIGASVNLVSSSFKGLKINFNGVSFKGLSFSNSRELLNFVKDSNENNIFAEYYGEIVKPLIKKNGYGLVGLSVADRGQLMAALTFAIETKRAFDDSVKIVFGGNFFTRIAKRWKEPHPFQGFIDYIILMEGENAIVELVESLKDGGNLKRVSNLCYTENGNICYTDNRNVDINNSPFPDFSGFPLNRYFLPKLVLPSYMSRSCPWNKCTFCTIADASGKFRARSAQRIVEEIEFLQNRHSTSYFTFVDESLSPGLVRKMSGAIIEKGLDIKWYGEARLIPGFDDEVLGKAWQSGARLLQFGLESYNQRILDLINKGVNEKDIIPLLKRCLSKGISFHLFCILGFPMETTDEAMRTLSFLDEIISMAESEYQNPYCTKGLSTFGMESETPIHKDPERFGVKIIPSDENNDLALDLKYEVSSGLSSEDVQQLLDKYTGINVFTELAEKLSIFFCNRMIPVPPQKEEESFVRWSNYKEMSLHSGRKDKTFCIWDANFDNKADIIKVAPWIKIKDVAYDFTTFDHARNNAAFVYNLRKGRVFCLTQKQKMLLEKIGDGRPNDWYVSLAKEDRSLYKNLIRLVQLGVITMDCEEILVDFKEDKIIEASLLPFEDISFHGISGDRHVLLDRAREKVVALNHTGALIWTMIGNEIRIRLLLASLQQIYGKYFQWEHLSNFLRMLYREEVLFLSRF encoded by the coding sequence ATGAAAACCCTTCTTCTTTTTCCACCGGTGTGGAATGTTCACGCTCCTTATTTAGCACTCCCCCTTCTGGCTGCAAATCTGAGAAAGTCCGGCAATGAAGTTGATATAATGGACTGTAACATCGACTTTTTTGACAGAATTCTCTCCCCGGAATATCTCCATCGCGCTCTGGGCAGGGCTGAAAGCATCCTCAGAAAACCCGAAAAAGGGACCCTGGAAAACGCTATGCGCGAGATGGCAGTATTTATGGGACCAGAGCTTATCAATTCCATTACCGTAGCAAAAGAGCGCTACCGCTCAATGGAAGCATTGCAAGAATCAGCATGTTACGAATGGAGCCGTAATATAATAGGTGCGTCTGTAAACCTTGTATCTTCAAGCTTTAAAGGACTAAAAATCAACTTTAACGGGGTCTCCTTTAAAGGACTCTCATTTTCAAATTCAAGGGAACTGCTGAATTTTGTTAAAGATTCAAATGAAAACAATATATTTGCGGAATATTATGGGGAGATAGTTAAACCGCTAATTAAAAAGAATGGTTACGGCCTGGTCGGTCTTTCTGTGGCAGACAGGGGGCAACTCATGGCGGCACTTACATTTGCTATAGAAACCAAAAGAGCATTTGATGATTCCGTTAAAATTGTTTTTGGCGGAAACTTTTTCACCAGGATTGCGAAGAGATGGAAAGAACCCCACCCTTTCCAGGGTTTTATTGACTATATCATTTTGATGGAAGGTGAAAATGCTATTGTAGAGTTAGTTGAGTCCCTAAAGGACGGCGGCAACCTAAAGAGAGTCAGTAACCTCTGTTATACTGAAAACGGAAATATTTGCTATACAGACAACCGGAACGTGGATATAAACAACTCTCCATTTCCGGATTTTTCCGGATTTCCGTTGAACCGTTACTTTCTACCAAAGTTAGTCTTACCGTCATATATGTCCAGAAGTTGTCCCTGGAACAAATGCACCTTTTGTACGATTGCCGATGCAAGCGGAAAATTCAGAGCGCGTTCGGCACAAAGGATTGTGGAAGAAATCGAATTCTTACAAAACAGGCATAGTACTTCATACTTCACCTTCGTTGATGAATCTCTCTCTCCGGGGCTTGTAAGGAAGATGTCCGGGGCAATCATAGAAAAAGGCCTGGATATCAAATGGTACGGAGAGGCAAGGCTGATTCCGGGCTTTGACGATGAAGTCCTGGGAAAAGCGTGGCAGTCAGGCGCAAGGTTGCTGCAATTCGGCCTGGAGTCCTATAATCAGCGCATCCTGGATTTGATTAATAAAGGGGTGAATGAAAAAGATATTATTCCGTTACTAAAGCGTTGTCTCTCAAAGGGGATATCCTTTCATCTTTTTTGTATATTAGGATTTCCTATGGAAACTACAGATGAGGCGATGCGGACATTGTCGTTTTTGGACGAAATTATTTCTATGGCCGAAAGCGAATATCAAAACCCTTACTGCACGAAGGGACTAAGCACTTTTGGCATGGAAAGCGAAACGCCTATCCACAAGGACCCTGAGAGATTCGGCGTCAAGATCATACCATCTGACGAAAACAATGACCTGGCTCTGGATCTTAAATACGAGGTATCCTCAGGTCTTAGCTCTGAAGATGTGCAGCAGTTGCTCGATAAATACACTGGGATAAATGTATTCACGGAACTTGCAGAGAAATTGAGCATTTTTTTTTGTAACAGGATGATCCCCGTCCCACCTCAGAAAGAAGAAGAGTCCTTTGTCAGGTGGTCCAATTACAAGGAAATGTCATTGCATTCCGGAAGAAAAGATAAAACTTTTTGCATATGGGACGCAAACTTTGACAATAAGGCAGACATCATCAAGGTTGCCCCATGGATCAAAATAAAGGACGTAGCCTATGATTTTACAACCTTTGATCATGCCCGGAATAATGCGGCGTTCGTATACAATCTTAGAAAAGGCAGGGTCTTTTGTTTGACGCAAAAGCAAAAAATGCTGCTTGAGAAAATAGGCGATGGGCGTCCAAACGATTGGTATGTAAGTCTGGCAAAGGAAGACCGTTCCTTATACAAAAACCTTATCAGGCTCGTACAGCTTGGCGTTATTACCATGGATTGTGAAGAAATATTGGTTGATTTTAAGGAAGACAAAATCATAGAGGCCTCTCTGCTTCCCTTCGAAGATATAAGCTTTCACGGAATTTCAGGTGACAGGCATGTCCTTTTAGACAGGGCCCGTGAGAAAGTGGTGGCATTAAACCATACCGGAGCACTGATCTGGACAATGATTGGCAATGAAATACGAATACGATTGCTTCTGGCCAGTCTCCAGCAGATATACGGTAAATATTTTCAATGGGAGCATTTATCAAATTTTCTGCGGATGTTGTATAGGGAAGAGGTTCTTTTTCTTTCGAGGTTTTAG
- a CDS encoding radical SAM protein, with product MNIAITNVCNRRCPFCYQSKIMENAKNSGGAEISLENFLHVIDFIVTSGEHKLHMVGGEPTLHRSFAEIVRIVGENPFIHQVILFTNGEFKPSAIEPIIKYSNKFVISVNVLESRYETSSRLKRLHDNLQNLFLNGVQFDLSYVVSTPDFDMSFLLDYTEKYGIKSLRWALAFPVVERAHHIVKEELKNIGRKVVSSLRMLNARGIKTYVDCPLPYCIFSDEDMGFLSRESLSVVNWGYCGLTLEVNPDLTVKACPVQREQERVPLSFFRNMQEMERFFFAKMSVYKANHILFEECRDCRYYLNNRCQGGCLGYSKDKYEGMQESGISALCSTLLSSDPHIRKLPFLKVREDRGIHQIYSSVSPQVKSETIDGTCLRLWNELSSEPKLSSILKGKSMEEKNAALFFIERLQRIGFVDLYLIDRN from the coding sequence ATGAATATAGCCATAACGAATGTCTGTAACCGCAGATGCCCCTTCTGTTATCAAAGTAAAATCATGGAAAATGCAAAAAATTCCGGAGGAGCCGAGATTTCTCTGGAAAATTTTTTACACGTCATAGATTTCATCGTTACATCCGGAGAACACAAATTGCACATGGTTGGGGGTGAACCAACGTTACATCGCAGTTTTGCCGAGATAGTAAGAATCGTGGGCGAGAATCCATTCATACACCAGGTAATTCTTTTTACCAATGGCGAGTTCAAACCTTCCGCCATAGAACCTATCATAAAATATTCCAATAAATTCGTCATATCTGTAAACGTGCTGGAATCCCGCTATGAGACCAGTTCCAGGTTAAAACGGCTCCACGACAACCTGCAGAACCTGTTTCTAAATGGCGTACAGTTCGATCTCAGCTATGTTGTTTCCACGCCAGATTTCGATATGTCGTTTCTCCTTGATTACACAGAAAAGTATGGAATAAAATCTCTTCGCTGGGCATTAGCTTTTCCTGTCGTCGAGAGAGCCCATCATATTGTCAAAGAAGAACTCAAAAACATTGGCAGAAAAGTGGTGTCGTCTCTTAGAATGCTCAACGCCAGAGGGATCAAAACATATGTAGATTGTCCTTTGCCTTATTGTATCTTTAGCGATGAAGATATGGGTTTTTTATCACGGGAGTCTTTAAGTGTAGTAAACTGGGGATATTGTGGATTGACCTTAGAGGTCAATCCTGATCTAACCGTAAAGGCATGTCCGGTACAGCGGGAGCAGGAACGGGTGCCTCTTTCCTTTTTTAGAAATATGCAGGAAATGGAAAGGTTTTTCTTTGCAAAGATGAGCGTTTATAAAGCCAATCATATTCTTTTTGAAGAATGCAGGGACTGCCGTTATTACCTTAATAACCGTTGCCAGGGTGGGTGTCTCGGCTACAGCAAGGACAAGTATGAGGGCATGCAGGAGAGTGGTATAAGTGCCCTCTGCAGTACCCTTCTTTCCAGCGATCCGCATATCAGAAAGTTACCTTTTTTAAAGGTTAGGGAAGATAGAGGCATACATCAAATTTATTCCTCCGTATCCCCACAGGTAAAGTCTGAAACAATAGATGGTACCTGTCTCCGGTTGTGGAACGAGTTGTCTTCTGAGCCAAAGCTCAGTTCTATTCTTAAAGGTAAATCCATGGAGGAAAAAAACGCTGCACTTTTTTTTATTGAGCGGCTTCAAAGGATTGGATTCGTAGATTTATACCTCATTGACCGAAATTAG